ATTCTGAGAACTCGAAGAAGTTCAAAGAACTCAAAGAAAAAATTGATTTATCCACTGGTAAAATTGACGAAGCCATTCGTAAAATTGGTGTTTCTCAAAAAGAAATCCAAAAGATCTCTCAAAAGATCAAATCGATGGTATTTCGTGTTAAGGAAATTGAAAAACATTTCCTTAAAATCAAAGCCAAATACGGACATGATGTTCGTGAAATAAAAGCTCTCAACCGTTTCATCGAAAAAAATGAGAACTTAGATGAAATCGAAAAGATGATGGGTTGTGATATTGACGAAGTTCGGGAAGTCATCAAAGACATTCGCAACAACGAAAGAAAACTCCGTCGTATGGAACAGGAAGCTGGATCTCCCGTTGGCGAAATCAAAGACTGGGGTGAAAAAATCATCAAAGGCGAAAGAGAAATTGCCCAAGCAAAACGAGAGCTTGTTCGAGCAAACCTTCGTTTGGTGGTCTCCATTGCCAAAAGATATGCAAACCGTGGAATGCATTTCTTTGACCTCATCCAAGAAGGAAACATTGGTCTCATCCGCGCTGTAGATAAGTTCGAATACAAAAAAGGTTATAAATTTTCTACCTATGCCACTTGGTGGATCAGACAAGCCATCACTCGTGCGATTTCTGACCAAGCACGAACCATCCGAGTACCGGTTCACATGATCGAACAAGTGAACAAAGTGATTCGGGAAACTCGTCTTTTTGTCCAAGAGTTTGGCCGTGATCCGTCGAATGATGAAATTGCAGAACGACTCGGCTGGCCTGTCCAAAAAGTAAAGGCCGTGAAAAACGTGGCGCGGGAGCCAATTTCCCTCGAGATCCCTGTGGGTTCGGAAGAAGATTCGGAACTAGGAGATTTTATCGAGGACAAAGAAGTGATCTCTCCACTGAACTCTGCGGCGTCGTCCATCCTTTCTGAACAAATCCGTCAGGTTTTACAAACACTACCTGCTCGGGAGCAAAAGGTCATTCGGATGCGATTTGGTTTGGATGATGGGTATGCGCAGACATTGGAAGAGGTGGGTTACCAGTTTAAGGTGACTCGGGAAAGGATTCGTCAGATTGAAGCGAAAGCCCTTCGAAGACTTCGTCACCCCAGCCGTTCCAAAAAACTCAAAGACTATATCGACTAAGAGAAATTGT
The sequence above is drawn from the Leptospira sp. WS4.C2 genome and encodes:
- the rpoD gene encoding RNA polymerase sigma factor RpoD, which codes for MENLASLPEVQKIISIGKANREVSYDEINEILPDKILNSEKIDDVFTLLHEMGIEIVEEYSKKSLEESSSLTTTKEETNKETKEKPARKKRESSVSSSSEDPIRLYLKEIGKVSLISGETEVFLAKRIEKGEKIIEETILSSSILRQNFAKLIPKIKSKKIKVYDLVKVDKMYALNQEQADKLEKVFFENMELIQQDEKVLNESTNRIRKYSENSKKFKELKEKIDLSTGKIDEAIRKIGVSQKEIQKISQKIKSMVFRVKEIEKHFLKIKAKYGHDVREIKALNRFIEKNENLDEIEKMMGCDIDEVREVIKDIRNNERKLRRMEQEAGSPVGEIKDWGEKIIKGEREIAQAKRELVRANLRLVVSIAKRYANRGMHFFDLIQEGNIGLIRAVDKFEYKKGYKFSTYATWWIRQAITRAISDQARTIRVPVHMIEQVNKVIRETRLFVQEFGRDPSNDEIAERLGWPVQKVKAVKNVAREPISLEIPVGSEEDSELGDFIEDKEVISPLNSAASSILSEQIRQVLQTLPAREQKVIRMRFGLDDGYAQTLEEVGYQFKVTRERIRQIEAKALRRLRHPSRSKKLKDYID